One genomic segment of Impatiens glandulifera chromosome 6, dImpGla2.1, whole genome shotgun sequence includes these proteins:
- the LOC124944096 gene encoding TLC domain-containing protein 4-B-like codes for MAVSKHTVAAFKSYQNQAQVLVRNYLLADTFIPYTSVLGGIFACKVVYDLSQLVSTFYFRSYNALSKVQKIEWNNRSMSTLHAILIAFISTYFVFWSDLFSDNKHVGLITFRTSPVSIVSLGASVGYFLVDLGMIFWLYPSLGGSEYIIHHSLSAISVAYAMFTGEGQLYTFMVLISELTTPEINMRWYLDVAGLKRSNAYLVNGVLIFFAWLVARILLFFYMFYHVYMHYHQVSAMHPFGRFLVFVVPAALAAMNLVWFVKILKGLKKTLTKWQ; via the exons ATGGCTGTATCTAAGCACACAGTTGCAGCATTTAAGTCTTACCAAAATCAAGCGCAGGTGTTGGTTCGGAATTATCTACTTGCAGATACTTTTATTCCATATACATCTGTACTTGGTGGAATATTTGCCTGTAAAGTG GTTTATGATCTTTCTCAATTAGTCAGCACATTCTATTTTAGAAGTTATAATGCACTTTCAAAAGTCCAGAAGATTGAATGGAACAATcg TTCAATGTCCACACTACATGCAATTCTTATTGCCTTTATATCAACTTATTTTGTGTTCTGGTCTGATTTGTTTTCGGACAACAAGCATGTTGGTCTTATTACATTCCGAACTTCACCAGTTTCCATTGTTTCATTGGGG GCTTCAGTCGGGTACTTCCTTGTAGACCTTGGGATGATTTTTTGGCTGTATCCTTCACTAGGTGGATCAGAATAT ATTATACATCATTCCCTTTCTGCAATTTCTGTAGCATATGCGATGTTTACTGGGGAGGGACAACTGTACACTTTTATGGTTTTAATCTCTGAATTGACGACTCCAGAGATTAATATGAGATG GTACCTTGATGTAGCTGGTCTTAAAAGGTCAAATGCATATTTAGTAAATGGTGTACTGATATTTTTTGCCTGGCTG GTTGCCAGGATTCTGCTGTTCTTCTACATGTTTTATCATGTATATATGCATTACCATCAG GTAAGCGCGATGCATCCATTTGGTCGCTTTTTGGTGTTTGTGGTGCCAGCAGCTCTTGCTGCCATGAACTTGGTCTGGTTTGTGAAGATTCTTAAAGGACTGAAGAAGACATTAACCAAATGGCAATGA